Genomic window (Kosakonia sp. BYX6):
CTGATAATTTACCCGTCAGCTCCAGTACAGACTCCAGATCGCCTTTCAGATCGAAGAAATCGACGCTGCTTTTAGCCAGATCCCAATGCTCTTCATAGCGGTTGCCACAGATTGCGCCCGCCAGCATCACATCCTGGCGAATACCAAGGTTTGCCTGGGTATCCGGCACAAAACGCAGACCGGTTTCGAAAATGCGTACGCGGCTCTGCTGACGGTTCTGGTTGTAAACGATAGTACCCAGCAGGCCAGTCCACAGAGAAAGACGCATTGCTGACATTTCGCTTGAGATTGGGCTTGGCAGAATTAATGCCTCCTCGCCCGGATGGATCAGCTGCTGCAGTTTCGGATCAACGAAGCTGTAGGTGATCACTTCCTGATAGCCTTTATCGTTAAGCATAGTTTTCACACGCTTAAGCGACAAGTTGGCTTCGCGATGCTCGCCCATCACCAGACCTGCCTGCACCGGCTCATCTGGAATATTGTTGTAGCCGTAAATACGCGCCACTTCTTCCACCAGGTCTTCTTCGATTTCCATATCGAAACGCCAGCTCGGCGCAACAGCCAGCCACTCATCCTGGCCTTCGGTCACTTCGCAACCCAGACGTTTCAGGATATCGCTCACCTGTTCATCGCCAATGTGATGACCAATCAGGCGATCCAACTTGCTGCGGCGTAGGCGAATAGTCGCACGCTTCGGCAACGTCGATTCGTTGGTCACATCGATAACCGGACCGGCTTCACCACCACAAATATCCAGCAGCAGGCGGGTTGCGCGCTCTATTGCTTTATATTGCAGTTGCGGATCAACACCGCGCTCGTAACGGTGGGAAGCGTCAGTATGCAGGCCGTGACGGCGCGCGCGACCGGTAATGGAAAGCGGGCTGAAGAACGCGCACTCCAACAGCACATTTTGCGTATCGCCGTTCACACCTGAGTGTTCGCCACCGAAAATACCACCCATCGCCAGCGCTTTGTTATGGTCTGCAATGACCAGCGTGTCAGCGTTGAGTTTGGCTTCGCTACCGTCCAGCAGAACCAGCGTTTCGCCCTCTTTTGCCATACGCACTATGATGCCGCCATCAAGACGATCGCTGTCGAAAGCGTGCATCGGCTGACCCAGTTCCAGCAGAACGTAGTTGGTTACGTCAACTACTGCATCAATAGAACGGATGCCGCAGCGGCGCAGTTTTTCTTTCATCCATAGCGGAGTCGGTGCTTTAACATTGATGCCTTTAACCATACGACCAAGGTAACGTGGGCAAGCATCGGCAGCTTCAACGATGATCGGCAGAGTGTCATTGATGGTTGCAGTAACCGGCATAATTTCTGGTGCGGTCAGCGGCGACTTGTTCAGCACCGCAACATCACGGGCCACACCGATGATGCCCAAGCAATCGGCGCGGTTCGGCGTCACGCTGATTTCGATGGTGTTGTCATCAAGTTTCAGGTATTCGCGGATATCGGTGCCAATCGGCGCATCTGCTGGCAGCTCGATAATACCGTTATGATCGTCGGAAATACCCAGCTCGGAGAAGGAACACAGCATGCCTTCGGACGGCTCACCGCGCAGTTTTGCCGCTTTGATTTTGAAATCACCCGGCAGCACAGCACCGACAGTCGCCACAGCGACTTTCAGGCCCAGGCGGCAGTTCGGTGCGCCGCAGACGATGTCCAGCAGACGATCGCCACCAACATTAACTTTTGTCACGCGCAGCTTGTCAGCGTTCGGGTGCTGTGCGCACTCCATCACTTCACCGACGACGACGCCATGAAACACGCCAGCGACTGGCTCAACGCCATCCACTTCCAGGCCCGCCATGGTGATTTGTCCGGACAGTGCTTCGCTATCAATGGCCGGATTGACCCATTCGCGTAACCACAGTTCACTGAATTTCATTGTCTTGCCTGCCTTTATTTAAACTGTTTGAGGAAACGCAAATCGTTTTCGAAGAATGCGCGCAAATCTGTGACACCGTAACGCAGCATGGTCAGGCGCTCCATCCCCATACCGAATGCGAAACCGGAGTAAATTTCCGGGTCGATACCGACATTACGCAATACGTTCGGATGCACCATCCCACAGCCGAGGACTTCCAGCCATTTGCCATTCTTCCCCATCACATCCACTTCAGCAGACGGTTCTGTAAACGGGAAGTAGGACGGGCGGAAGCGGATTTGCAGATCTTCTTCAAAGAAGTTACGCAGGAAGTCGTGCAGCGTACCTTTCAGGTTGGTGAAGCTGATAT
Coding sequences:
- the pheT gene encoding phenylalanine--tRNA ligase subunit beta — protein: MKFSELWLREWVNPAIDSEALSGQITMAGLEVDGVEPVAGVFHGVVVGEVMECAQHPNADKLRVTKVNVGGDRLLDIVCGAPNCRLGLKVAVATVGAVLPGDFKIKAAKLRGEPSEGMLCSFSELGISDDHNGIIELPADAPIGTDIREYLKLDDNTIEISVTPNRADCLGIIGVARDVAVLNKSPLTAPEIMPVTATINDTLPIIVEAADACPRYLGRMVKGINVKAPTPLWMKEKLRRCGIRSIDAVVDVTNYVLLELGQPMHAFDSDRLDGGIIVRMAKEGETLVLLDGSEAKLNADTLVIADHNKALAMGGIFGGEHSGVNGDTQNVLLECAFFSPLSITGRARRHGLHTDASHRYERGVDPQLQYKAIERATRLLLDICGGEAGPVIDVTNESTLPKRATIRLRRSKLDRLIGHHIGDEQVSDILKRLGCEVTEGQDEWLAVAPSWRFDMEIEEDLVEEVARIYGYNNIPDEPVQAGLVMGEHREANLSLKRVKTMLNDKGYQEVITYSFVDPKLQQLIHPGEEALILPSPISSEMSAMRLSLWTGLLGTIVYNQNRQQSRVRIFETGLRFVPDTQANLGIRQDVMLAGAICGNRYEEHWDLAKSSVDFFDLKGDLESVLELTGKLSAIEFRAETNPALHPGQSAAIYLKDKRIGFIGVVHPELERKLDLNGRTLVFELVWDALADRVVPQAQEISRFPANRRDIAVVVDESVPAADVLAECKKVGVNQVVGVNLFDVYRGKGVVEGSKSLAISLILQDTSRTLEEEEIAATVAKCVEALKERFQASLRD